In Harmonia axyridis chromosome 6, icHarAxyr1.1, whole genome shotgun sequence, a single window of DNA contains:
- the LOC123682706 gene encoding uncharacterized protein LOC123682706 isoform X1: MNDWKIIKYSLNVLKIFDEITKEVSAEKFVTFSKIIVFVQAIRDHIQGVQYSEVNDISEIRQLLQNIQNGIDERFKDVDSNELSTQATFLDPRFKSFGFSESRYESTLKLMTENISDYNGNEESTSWVLQSYPNLHQRLNKTLKTRGKRSPPSTVRKAWSTKSSTKDQIFPSHQGHWRYDLRCRSPIPTSTVATTEQMLDRSCGHGRAEQIRNNGDPKEAQILLEANIEMEAFGVR, translated from the coding sequence ATGAATGATTGgaagataataaaatattcattgaatgtcTTGAAAATATTCGATGAAATTACGAAAGAGGTGAGTGCGGAAAAGTTTGTTACCTTCTCAAAAATAATAGTTTTCGTGCAGGCGATCAGAGATCATATTCAAGGAGTACAATATTCAGAAGTGaatgatatttctgaaatacgtcaacttcttcaaaatattcaaaatggaaTAGACGAGAGATTTAAGGATGTCGATTCCAACGAACTGTCAACACAGGCAACCTTTTTAGATCCCAGATTTAAAAGCTTCGGATTCTCTGAATCAAGATACGAATCAACATTAAAACTGATgacagaaaatatttcagattacAATGGAAACGAAGAAAGCACTTCCTGGGTACTCCAGTCATACCCCAATCTGCACCAACGCCTCAACAAGACCCTGAAAACCAGAGGCAAACGATCGCCCCCATCCACGGTCCGCAAGGCTTGGTCTACCAAAAGTTCTACCAAAGACCAGATATTCCCCAGCCACCAAGGACATTGGAGGTACGACCTCCGATGTAGATCGCCAATTCCAACCAGCACAGTGGCCACCACTGAACAAATGTTGGACAGGTCGTGTGGCCACGGCCGAGCAGAACAAATTCGAAATAATGGCGACCCcaaggaggcccaaatcctccttgaagccaacattgagatggaggcgtttggtgttcgatga
- the LOC123682706 gene encoding uncharacterized protein LOC123682706 isoform X2, giving the protein MQWSTFLDFVNPEILTKKFQGINGRKTYEEKWAEIVTTLNSMGYQNKPVAKWQKAVADWRSKVKGKAASIKRGLSQTGRGGPSCVLNENELRLLAIIGTIAVIGVTEVERGIVSKKRQIHIFFVPLDPFHSSFVTDSYTKYLTSFIVGPRRNTDNFFK; this is encoded by the exons ATGCAGTGGTCAACATTTCTGGATTTCGTTAATCCAGAAATATtaacgaaaaaatttcaaggaattAATGGCAGGAAGACATATGAAGAAAAATGGGCTGAAATAGTGACTACATTGAATAGTATGGGTTACCAAAATAAACCTGTAGCAAAATGGCAAAAG GCTGTTGCGGATTGGAGGTCCAAAGTTAAAGGGAAGGCAGCATCCATCAAAAGGGGGTTGTCTCAAACAGGTAGAGGTGGACCTTCATGTGTACTGAATGAGAATGAGTTGAGACTACTGGCCATAATAGGCACAATAGCAGTTATAGGTGTAACAGAGGTTGAAAGAGGAATTGTGAGTAAAAAGAGGCAAATCCATATATTTTTTGTACCATTAGATCCATTTCATTCATCCTTTGTTACTGATTCATATACCAAATATTTAACCTCTTTTATCGTAGGTCCAAGAAGAAATACCGACAACTTCTTCAAATGA
- the LOC123682709 gene encoding uncharacterized protein LOC123682709, translating to MLFGVASNQFDVEALSKSSSSSSATLTASSSVTLTASECENELSKTIFVEPSSQNVPRKKRKRSYFGDLSSSDFSTPEKQRKSFHGIKKIVRKQKVRIHSLQNKVRRQRLRITSLKSLVSFLNEKFRLSEESEHTLLVV from the exons AT GTTGTTTGGAGTGGCAAGTAACCAGTTTGATGTTGAAGCTCTGTCTAAAAGCTCATCATCATCTTCAGCAACTCTTACTGCTTCATCTTCAGTTACTCTTACAGCCTCAGAGTGTGAAAACGAACTTTCTAAGACAATTTTTGTTGAACCATCATCCCAAAAtgttccaagaaaaaaaag aaAGAGGAGCTATTTTGGCGATTTGTCAAGCAGTGATTTCTCGACACCAGAGAAGCAAAGGAAAAGTTTTCACGGTATAAAGAAAATTGTCAGAAAACAAAAAGTGAGAATACATTCTCTTCAAAATAAGGTCCGTCGTCAAAGGCTTCGAATAACATCATTGAAAAGTTTGGtgtcatttttgaatgaaaagttTCGTTTATCAGAGGAATCAGAACACACATTATTG GTTGTTTGA
- the LOC123683025 gene encoding uncharacterized protein LOC123683025 has product MLEDSHLMKNRTLSRLLEKLTFNPGLNAHIFQQLEHTVSRIKSRQDKVCALIFDEMSLSTNLKYDQVADKNIGVEDDGSERKARLVDHANVFFLKGLYRQYKQPLAFTFSRGPNTSITLKDLIKKLIGECQKIGLNVMATICDQGTNNQAAIKLLIQERKAFCLEMGVDDNYFGFLINNKEVVPLFDTPHLFKGWRNNLLVEEAHFFLNGEKKIAKWSHIEQFYHLNLSDQTLRIKNKLTDVHVIPEKINKMKVKLCIQVFSHRVNDENKDTALKYFLLGCTEFHERHTAENVSNLFNETIHWGIANKITEIITGNAANIAAAIHSTTWRHFPCFAHTLNLTVQHSLDAINEQLHKVKAIVQYFKHSSSSCIRLTAIQKQMNLPILELNQSVVKRWNSTYGMLDRLLKIKDAVVSALVIEQPRLNTLTHDEWTLLEKCVEILKICYEVTVDMSTEKSVSISKVMVLVKIMKTQVERAISQSIENNTLAIEAALLDPRFKKHAFLHKEKYHQCLNSIKKKLRSLFVDEEPPPIPQTSSQSTNVNVWAEFEKEIEKEMVRNPTAASTVCTDPEMQEVSMEIDHAQEPIHKDSNEPLEIEEFQGTCLVVNNEERPVIESSGKSLLRQLRVSKYNLSQRERILFNLLKKSKRRYNMVSNKFYKFKTRMNEAKKFMERNLFGKLAAFVNQSGNAVLADLSPNSLKRKLICSKHFNEIFTQSTKLPLNAEPFRYISDESSGSESDTENSDNPIAHMNVVPVTKTYPGPSKKNSSGRNYHMEIDLISSDGSLHEQEDENWLRDLYNLPTKSIGSEKKNRLLEEENKRLRLELENSRKKLNNTKVQLRNAKKKIMNAEHHTKTFGEASITGFAKSLINMQVRHRAKSPWQASEKRDALSLFYRGPKTYRYLRQKGINLPGISTLKSWINNFNCKPGFNKKIFLQLSLKADSMMPREKKCILMFDEMSIKRNIDYNKHTDMIEGFEDLGEFGRKSSPASQALVLMIRGIYSTWKIPIAFFVSEDGVSCESLLLIIKKALEKLRGSKLDTIGIVCDLSSTNKKMFKQLGVEKTKPYFHLNERKYFAFFDVPHLIKSVRNNFINTNLILNEKYICFSDIKQVYDIDKKSSTGKALLKLTDKHLNPNSFQKMNVKLATQLLSHSVYAALMTSSRTGSLYYGTSLMNNL; this is encoded by the exons ATGCTAGAAGATTCACATTTGATGAAAAA CAGAACTTTATCAAGACTATTGGAAAAATTAACATTCAATCCAGGATTAAATGCTCACATTTTTCAGCAACTTGAACATACCGTGAGTCGAATTAAATCTCGTCAAGATAAAGTATGCGCTCTTATCTTTGATGAAATGTCATTGTCCACAAATTTGAAGTATGATCAAGTTGCTGATAAGAACATAGGAGTGGAGGATGATGGATCTGAAAGAAAGGCAAGGTTGGTTGATCATGCCAATGTATTTTTCCTCAAGGGATTATACAGGCAATACAAGCAACCTCTTGCATTCACTTTCAGTAGAGGTCCCAATACCAGTATAACTTTGAAAGatttaatcaaaaaattgaTTGGAGAGTGCCAAAAAATCGGATTGAATGTTATGGCCACCATCTGTGACCAAGGGACCAATAACCAAGCAGCCATAAAACTGTTAATCCAAGAAAGAAAGGCTTTTTGCTTGGAAATGGGAGTggatgataattattttggctTCTTAATCAATAACAAGGAGGTAGTGCCCCTCTTTGATACTCCTCATTTATTTAAGGGTTGGAGGAACAACCTCCTTGTTGAAGaagcacatttttttttgaatggggAGAAAAAAATTGCCAAGTGGTCTCATATTGAGCAATTTTACCATTTGAACTTATCAGACCAAACATTAAGAATTAAAAACAAACTTACAGATGTACATGTGATCCCTGAGAAGATCAACAAGATGAAGGTGAAATTGTGCATCCAGGTTTTCAGCCATCGGGTCAATGATGAAA ATAAGGACACGGCTTTGAAATACTTCCTTTTGGGCTGCACTGAGTTTCATGAGCGGCACACTGCCGAAAATGTATCTAATTTATTTAATGAAACCATACATTGGGGTATTGCGAACAAGATTACAGAAATAATAACGGGTAATGCTGCTAATATAGCGGCAGCCATTCACTCGACAACCTGGAGACATTTTCCATGTTTTGCCCATACCTTGAATCTAACAGTTCAACATAGCTTGGATGCTATAAATGAACAGTTGCATAAAGTGAAGGCAATAGTTCAATACTTCAAACATAGTTCCTCATCTTGTATCAGACTTACTGCAATACAAAAACAGATGAATTTACCCATTCTTGAACTAAATCAGAGCGTTGTCAAGAGGTGGAATTCAACATATGGTATGCTGGACAGACTCCTCAAAATAAAAGATGCTGTTGTTAGTGCACTGGTCATTGAACAACCTCGGCTCAACACTTTAACCCATGATGAATGGACTCTGTTAGAAAAGTGCGTGGAAATTTTGAAGATATGTTATGAGGTGACTGTTGATATGAGCACTGAAAAATCCGTGTCAATTTCCAAAGTGATGGTTCTggtcaaaataatgaaaactcaAGTGGAAAGAGCTATCAGTCAAA GTATTGAGAACAACACGTTGGCCATTGAAGCAGCTCTACTAGATCCCAGATTTAAGAAGCACGCATTTTTACATAAGGAGAAATATCATCAGTGCCTCAACTCCATTAAGAAAAAACTCCGTTCATTATTTGTGGATGAAGAACCACCACCAATACCACAAACATCGAGTCAATCTACTAATGTTAACGTGTGGGCCGAGTTCgaaaaggaaattgaaaaagagATGGTCCGAAATCCCACAGCAGCTA GTACTGTATGCACTGATCCAGAAATGCAGGAAGTCTCTATGGAAATTGATCATGCCCAAGAACCTATACATAAAG ATTCGAATGAGCCTTTGGAAATAGAGGAATTCCAGGGAACTTGTCTAGTTGTAAATAATGAGGAGAGGCCTGTTATTGAAA gtaGTGGAAAATCATTGTTGAGGCAACTAAGAGTTTCCAAATATAACTTGTCTCAACGAGAAAGGATTTTGTTCAATCTTTTGAAAAAATCGAAACGCAGATATAACATGGTCTCCAATAAGTTCTACAAATTCAAGACTAGGATGAACGAGGCAAAAAAATTTATGGAGagaaatttatttggaaaattggCTGCCTTTGTCAACCAG TCAGGTAATGCTGTTTTGGCTGATTTGAGCccaaattcattgaaaagaaAGCTGATATGTAGCaaacatttcaatgaaatattcacccAATCGACCAAATTGCCGCTAAATGCTGAGCCATTCCGCTATATCAGCGATGAAAGCTCAGGAAGTGAGTCAGATACGGAAAATTCGGATAATCCAATAGCGCACATGAATGTTGTCCCGGTTACAAAAACATATCCGGGCCCGTCAAAAAAGAATTCAAGTGGCCGAAATTATCACATGGAGATTGATCTAATTTCTTCAGATGGTTCTCTTCATGAACAGGAGGATGAAAATTGGCTCAGAGATCTTTATAATCTTCCAACGAAGTCAATTGGAAGTGAAAAGAAAAATCGTTTATTGGAAGAGGAGAACAAACGGCTGAGACTTGAATTGGAGAACAGcaggaaaaaactcaataacacGAAGGTGCAATTGAGAAATGCtaaaaagaaaattatgaatGCTGAACATCATACAAAAACATTTGGAGAAGCATCTATAACCGGTTTCGCAAAATCTTTAATAAATATGCAGGTACGTCATAGGGCGAAATCCCCATGGCAAGCAAGCGAGAAACGGGATGCCTTATCCCTCTTTTATAGGGGCCCTAAAACTTATAGATATTTACGGCAAAAAGGAATTAATTTACCAGGGATTTCAACTCTGAAATCATggataaataatttcaattgcaaACCTgggttcaataaaaaaatttttttacaattgtCATTGAAGGCAGATTCCATGATGCCtcgtgaaaaaaaatgtattctcatGTTCGATGAAATGAGCATAAAGAGGAATATAGATTATAATAAACACACGGACATGATAGAAGGTTTTGAAGATCTGGGAGAATTCGGCAGAAAATCTTCTCCTGCAAGCCAGGCTCTTGTATTGATGATAAGGGGAATATACAGCACATGGAAAATTCCTATTGCATTTTTTGTATCGGAGGATGGGGTGTCATGCGAATCCTTATTGCTCATCATTAAGAAGGCTTTGGAAAAACTTCGTGGATCAAAACTAGACACGATAGGCATAGTTTGCGATTTGTCaagtacaaacaaaaaaatgtttaaacaaTTGGGAGTTGAAAAAACGAAACCATACTTCCatttaaatgaaagaaaatattttgcattttttgaTGTCCCTCATCTCATTAAGTCagtaagaaataatttcattaacactaatttgatattgaatgaaaaatatatttgcttCTCAGATATAAAACAAGTGTatgatattgataaaaaaagctCAACCGGAAAAGCCTTGTTGAAACTCACAGATAAACATCTCAACCCTAactcatttcaaaaaatgaacgtAAAGTTAGCAACCCAGTTGTTGAGCCATAGTGTTTATGCTGCCCTTATGACATCTTCCAGGACAGGTTCTTTATACTATGGTACAAGTCTCATGAACAACCTTTAG